TTACTGATTCATTTGAACGTGACGCAAGGGGTTCACGTACTGGCCCACGATTACGGCGACAGTGTGGCCCAGGAGCTGATTGCCCGGCATGGCGAGGCGCGTATTGACCTCGCCAGCTGTGTCTTCCTCAACGGTGGCCTGTTTCCCGAAACCCATCGTCCGGTGTTCATGCAAAAACTGCTGCTCAGCCCCTTGGGCTGGCTGGTTGGCCGGGCTTTCTGCAGGGACGGCCTGGTGAAAAGCTTTCGGCAGATTTTTGGTCCTTGGACCGGTCCCACCGAAAGCGAGCTGGATGATTACTGGAGCCTGGTCGAGACCCACCGCGGACCGCGAATCATGCACAAGCTCATCGCCTATATTCCCGAGCGCCGCGTACAGCGTGATCGCTGGGTCCGGGCGATGCAGAGCGGCGAGGTGCCGTTGCGGCTGATCGACGGGGCATTCGACCCGATTTCCGGTGCGCATATGGTGGCCCGTTACCAGGCGCTCATTCCCCATGCCGACACGGTGTCGTTGCCTCACATCGGTCATTACCCGCACACCGAAGCGCCGGTGCAGGTGCTCAATCACTACCTGGCATTTCGCGAGGCCATCGCCGCGCCCCACAAGCAAATGGCCTGTTCATGATGGGTTGCCTGCATCATCCCCGCACCTTATCGCCCAACATTCACTTTCAACCCAGTTGATTGTGACCAGCGGACTTGTACCTGACACTTCCGTTCATTGTCCTACGGCCTGCTGGAGTTCTGCCCATGAATGAGTCTGTGCGCTTCGAAGATAAAGTCGTGATCGTCACAGGGGCCGGTGGTGGCCTGGGGCGTGCCCATGCGCTGCTGTTCGCAAGGCAAGGCGCGAAAGTGCTGGTCAACGACCTGGGTGGCTCGGCTCAAGGGGAGGGCGCCAACGCTTCGGCGGCCGACCGGGTGGTCGCCGAAATTCGCCAGGCCGGCGGTATTGCCGAGGCCAATCATGACTCAGTCACCGATGGCGACAAGCTTGTGCAAAATGCCCTCGACGCGTTTGGTCGCGTCGACGTCGTCGTCAATAACGCTGGCATCCTGCGAGACAAGACCTTTCATAAAATGGACGACGCCGACTGGGACCTGGTTTACCGCGTCCATGTCGAAGGGGCTTATAAAGTCACTCGCGCCGCATGGCCGCACATGCGTGAGCAGAATTATGGCCGGGTGATCTTCACCGCCTCCACGTCTGGCATCTACGGCAATTTCGGCCAGTCCAACTACGGGATGGCCAAGCTCGGTCTCTACGGCCTGACACGCACCCTGGCCATCGAAGGCCGCAAGAACAACATCCACGTCAATGCGATCGCTCCCACCGGTGGCACTCGCATGACTGAGGGCCTGATCCCGCCGCAGGTGTTCGAACAACTCAAGCCTGAACTCGTCAGTCCGCTGGTGGTGTACCTGGCCAGTGAAGCCTGCCAGGAAACCTCCGGGTTATTCGAAGTGGGCGGCGGCTGGATGGGCAAGGTGCGCTGGGAGCGCAGCCTCGGCGCCGGGTTCGATCCGCGCAAAGGTTTCTCACCTGAGGATGTCGCCGCCCATTGGCAACAGATTTGCGACTTCGAGAACGCGGTGCACCCGAACGACAATCTCGAAGCCCTGAAAGAAATGATGGCTAACCTGCAGCGCTACGCCGTTTAAGCTTGTCGCCCGGGCCGGTTGTCGTCGGCAGCGGCGACCGGTTCAGGGGAAGTACTTCTTCACCAGGGCGGCCAGGTTCGCGGCAGTCTCGATGTCCATTACACCGTCATGTTTCGCCGGACGGAAGTGCAGTTGGAAAGCCCGTACCAGTCGCTGGAAGCCTACAACCGTGGTGGCGGCTGACGTGTCGTAGCCATATCGCTTGAACTGCCCGACCAGTTGTTCCCGAAGGGGGATCCCATTGGCCTGGTACATCTGCATGAACGTATCCTGGGTAGCGTCATCGAACCAGGCCCCGATGCCCTTGAGATACAACGCGTGCCACGGAAACATCGGGCCGGGGTCGCTCTTTCGTCCCGCAGCGATGTCCGAATGTCCCACTACATTGACCGGACTGATTTCCGGGTATCGCTTGAGAATGTCCGATGCCAGGTATTCGATGGCCTCGATTTGCTGGGCCTTATAAGGCGGAAAGGTAAATTGGCCTTGGTTGTCAGTTGCCAGGTTGACGACTTCCACACCGATCGACGTGTCGTTCAAGTTGCTGCGATTACCCCAGCTGCTCACGCCGGCATGCCAGGCGCGTTGGTTTTCGTCGACCAGATTGAAAACCTGGGGGGCGGCAAAGCCCGCTTTCAAATAACCAGGATCGGCGAAGTCGGGTATGAGGTAATGGGCGCTGACGGAAGGGCCGGTCAACGTGTTGATCGAAGACTCAAAGTTGCCGGCCGTGTAATGAAACACCAGAAAGCGAATGCGGCTGTTATAAGATTTCTTTGAACGATAGCTTTGGTTATTTATGTACATGTCCATAACTCACCGTTAATGAATCGAAGCGAAATACTGCGATTGATTTCAGCGTAACAGTGAATTTTTGCGGGGCGCGTAGTTGCTTTCTGGCTGTGTTGTGGGAAGTGACGACAAACTCAACGTTTCGAATAAGGGCAACGAGGATAGATATTTCCGACGAAGTTGTAGGAAACAGGTAACTCGCGACATAACCCCAAATAAAAAAGGCCGCTGCAAAAACGCAGCGGCCTAAACGTGACGTTGCAAAGGAGCTACAAATCAACGTCAGTGGACACGGGGATGATGGATCGATGTGCAATCCATCCGAATGACGGTGCGTCAGGCGCGAGGGACGCCGGACGGCTTGTGCTTGCAGGCCCGTTGCCCTGCAAGCCCGGCCAGCATAGGGATCGGGCGCCGCGGGAAACAGCCCGGTTTCGGACATGCACTGTTGCGGTGCGCGCAACAGTCGTGACGGTCGGCATTGCTCATGCGCGGCGTTGATAACTCATCATCCAGCCGGTTCATGTCCCGCTCAGAGGCCGCTCCCGCATAGGCTGTAATCCTTTTTAGGTACAGCGCGAATACCCCCTTGGTGCGCTTATCGCCCATGACGTGCGGCAGTAGGGTGAAGGCTCTGTCACTCACCGGGGAAGACGCATGACAACAATAACAATGCGCGCCATCTTCAAGCCGCAGGCGCTGGCCGTCGCGGTGGCCTTGGGTTGCTGTGCCCAGGCGCAGGCCGTTTCTTTCAACATTGGCGAAATCGAGGGCCAGTTCGACTCCTCGCTGTCCGTTGGCGCGAGTTGGGGCATGCGCGATGCCGACAAGGATCTGGTCGGTACGGTCAACGGCGGGACGGGGCAATCCTCCACCGGTGACGATGGACGACTGAACTTCAAGAAGGGCGAGACCTTCTCGAAAATCTTCAAGGGCTTGCACGACCTGGAACTCAAGTACGGCGACACCGGTGTGTTCGTGCGTGGCAAGTATTGGTACGACTTCGAGCTCAAGGATGAAAACCGTGAGTTCAAGGACATCAGCGACAGCAATCGCAAAGAGGGCGCCAAGTCGTCAGGCGCGCAGATTCTCGATGCCTTCGTCTATCACAACTATTCCATCGCCGATTTGCCGGGCACCGTGCGCGCCGGCAAGCAGGTGGTCAGTTGGGGTGAAAGTACTTTCATCGGCAACTCCATCAACAGCATCAACCCGGTGGATGTCTCCGCGTTCCGTCGCCCGGGCGCGGAGATCAAGGAAGGCTTGATCCCGGTGAACATGCTGTTCGCCTCCCAGGGCCTGACCGACAAACTCACCATCGAAGGTTTCTACCAGTTGGAATGGGACCAGACGGTTGTCGACAACTGCGGGACGTTCTTTGGTAACGATGTGGTGGCTGATGGGTGTACCAGTGGGTACACGGTGGGCAGCCCGGCGATTGCGCCGTTCGTGCCGTTGACCCAGGCCTTTGGCCAGGGCATCCAGGTGACTGACGAAGGGGTGGTCATCGGCCGTGGTGCTGACCGCGATGCGCGGGATTCGGGGCAATGGGGCACGGCGTTGCGTTGGCTCGGCGATGACACGGAATACGGTTTGTACTTCATGAATTATCACAGCCGTACGCCGACCGTGGGAACCACGACGGCAGGGGCTTCCACGCTGGCCGCCTTGCCAGGGATGATCGCGATAGCCAACGGGATAGTACCGGGTAGCGGCGCGGGCCTGGCCCAAAGTGTAATGTTGGGTCGCGGTGGCTATTACCTTGAATACCCCGAAGACATCCGCCTCTACGGCGCAAGCTTCTCCACCACACTGCCCACCGGCACCGCGTGGACCGGCGAAATAAGCTACCGTCCCAACGCACCGGTGCAGGTCAACACCAACGACCTGACGCTCGCGTTGGTCAACCCGATCGCGGGGGGCGCCGCTTCACCGATTGCCACTTCTGCCGGCGCCGACAACACCGGCTACCGCCGCAAGGAAGTCACCCAGGTCCAGAGCACCCTGACGCATTTCTTCGACCAGGTCCTGGGCGCCGATCGCCTGACCGTGGTGGGCGAGGCGGCGGTCGTGCATGTCGGTGGCCTGGAATCGAAGGACAAGCTGCGTTATGGCCGCGACTCGGTCTACGGCCAGTACGGCTTCAACGGCGACACCGACGGTTTCGTCACCTCGACGTCCTGGGGCTACCGTGCCCGGGCGATCCTCGACTATTCCAACGTCATCGGCGGGGTGAACTTCAAGCCCAACGTGTCCTGGTCCCATGACGTGGCCGGCTATGGCCCCAACGGCCTGTTCAACGAAGGCGCCAAGGCCATCAGCGTGGGTGTCGATGCCGATTACCGCAACACCTATACCGCCAGCCTGAGCTACACCGATTTCTTCGGCGGCGATTACAACGTTCTCGAAGACCGCGACTTCCTCGCGCTGAGCTTCGGCGTGAACTTCTGATCTGGCTGACAAGGAAAACCCAATGCGCAAGATGATCCTGCAATGCGGTGCCCTGGCCCTGAGCCTGCTGGCCGCGAACGTGATGGCGGCGGTGTCGCCGGAAGAAGCGAACAAACTGGGCACCAGCCTGACGCCACTGGGGGCGGAGAAGGCCGGTAACGCCGATGGCTCGATCCCGGCCTGGACCGGCGGCATTGCGAAGAACGCCGGCGCCGTGGACAGCAAGGGCTTCCTGGCCGACCCGTTCGCCAATGAAAAACCGCTGTTCACCATCACCGCCGCGACTGTGGATAAGTACAAGGACAAGCTGTCCGACGGCCAGGTCGCGATGTTCAAACGCTACCCGGAAACCTACAAGATCCCGGTCTACCCGACCCATCGCAGCGTCGGCCTGCCACCGGAAGTCTATGAGGCGGCCAAGCGCAGCGCGCTCAATGTGAACGCGATCAACGACGGCAACGGCCTGGCCAATTTCACCGGCAACCGCTACTACGCGTTCCCGATCCCGAAGAGTGGCGTTGAAGTGCTGTGGAACCACATCACCCGTTATCACGGCGGCAACCTGCGGCGTGTCATCACCCAGGCCACGCCGCAGACCAACGGCAGCTTCACGCCGATCCGCTTTGAAGAAGAGATCGCCGTGCCGTTCCTGATCAAGGACGCCGACCCGGAAAAAGCCAGCAACGTGCTGACCTATTTCAAGCAGGAGGTCACGGCCCCGGCGCGCCTGGCCGGCAACGTGCTGCTGGTGCATGAAACGCTGGACCAAGTGAAGGAACCGCGCCTGGCGTGGATCTACAACGCCGGCCAGCGCCGCGTGCGTCGCGCCCCGCAAGTGGCCTACGACGGC
This genomic interval from Pseudomonas alvandae contains the following:
- a CDS encoding DUF1302 domain-containing protein, with amino-acid sequence MTTITMRAIFKPQALAVAVALGCCAQAQAVSFNIGEIEGQFDSSLSVGASWGMRDADKDLVGTVNGGTGQSSTGDDGRLNFKKGETFSKIFKGLHDLELKYGDTGVFVRGKYWYDFELKDENREFKDISDSNRKEGAKSSGAQILDAFVYHNYSIADLPGTVRAGKQVVSWGESTFIGNSINSINPVDVSAFRRPGAEIKEGLIPVNMLFASQGLTDKLTIEGFYQLEWDQTVVDNCGTFFGNDVVADGCTSGYTVGSPAIAPFVPLTQAFGQGIQVTDEGVVIGRGADRDARDSGQWGTALRWLGDDTEYGLYFMNYHSRTPTVGTTTAGASTLAALPGMIAIANGIVPGSGAGLAQSVMLGRGGYYLEYPEDIRLYGASFSTTLPTGTAWTGEISYRPNAPVQVNTNDLTLALVNPIAGGAASPIATSAGADNTGYRRKEVTQVQSTLTHFFDQVLGADRLTVVGEAAVVHVGGLESKDKLRYGRDSVYGQYGFNGDTDGFVTSTSWGYRARAILDYSNVIGGVNFKPNVSWSHDVAGYGPNGLFNEGAKAISVGVDADYRNTYTASLSYTDFFGGDYNVLEDRDFLALSFGVNF
- a CDS encoding N-acetylmuramoyl-L-alanine amidase, coding for MYINNQSYRSKKSYNSRIRFLVFHYTAGNFESSINTLTGPSVSAHYLIPDFADPGYLKAGFAAPQVFNLVDENQRAWHAGVSSWGNRSNLNDTSIGVEVVNLATDNQGQFTFPPYKAQQIEAIEYLASDILKRYPEISPVNVVGHSDIAAGRKSDPGPMFPWHALYLKGIGAWFDDATQDTFMQMYQANGIPLREQLVGQFKRYGYDTSAATTVVGFQRLVRAFQLHFRPAKHDGVMDIETAANLAALVKKYFP
- a CDS encoding DUF1329 domain-containing protein, with product MRKMILQCGALALSLLAANVMAAVSPEEANKLGTSLTPLGAEKAGNADGSIPAWTGGIAKNAGAVDSKGFLADPFANEKPLFTITAATVDKYKDKLSDGQVAMFKRYPETYKIPVYPTHRSVGLPPEVYEAAKRSALNVNAINDGNGLANFTGNRYYAFPIPKSGVEVLWNHITRYHGGNLRRVITQATPQTNGSFTPIRFEEEIAVPFLIKDADPEKASNVLTYFKQEVTAPARLAGNVLLVHETLDQVKEPRLAWIYNAGQRRVRRAPQVAYDGPGTAADGLRTSDNFDLFSGAPDRYDWKLVGKKEMYIPYNSYKLDSPSLKYDDVIKAGHINQDLTRYELHRVWEVIGTVKPSERHIYAKRHMYIDEDSWQAALVDHYDGRGQLWRVAEGHAQFYYDHQNPGYTLEALYDIIAGRYIALGMKNEEKHAYVYGFEARAADYTPAALRSSGVR
- a CDS encoding alpha/beta fold hydrolase, yielding MPMVQIPLRIWRQRGQTFMFRGHAIRYWTAGHGEPLLLIHGFPTASWDWHYLWQPLAQRYRVIACDMLGFGDSAKPTEHVYSLLEQADLQQALLIHLNVTQGVHVLAHDYGDSVAQELIARHGEARIDLASCVFLNGGLFPETHRPVFMQKLLLSPLGWLVGRAFCRDGLVKSFRQIFGPWTGPTESELDDYWSLVETHRGPRIMHKLIAYIPERRVQRDRWVRAMQSGEVPLRLIDGAFDPISGAHMVARYQALIPHADTVSLPHIGHYPHTEAPVQVLNHYLAFREAIAAPHKQMACS
- a CDS encoding SDR family oxidoreductase; translated protein: MNESVRFEDKVVIVTGAGGGLGRAHALLFARQGAKVLVNDLGGSAQGEGANASAADRVVAEIRQAGGIAEANHDSVTDGDKLVQNALDAFGRVDVVVNNAGILRDKTFHKMDDADWDLVYRVHVEGAYKVTRAAWPHMREQNYGRVIFTASTSGIYGNFGQSNYGMAKLGLYGLTRTLAIEGRKNNIHVNAIAPTGGTRMTEGLIPPQVFEQLKPELVSPLVVYLASEACQETSGLFEVGGGWMGKVRWERSLGAGFDPRKGFSPEDVAAHWQQICDFENAVHPNDNLEALKEMMANLQRYAV